The following proteins are co-located in the Candidatus Accumulibacter cognatus genome:
- a CDS encoding DUF2459 domain-containing protein, with protein MHSLRLFVFLALLLVLAGCAASASAPIAGSGAQHENVGWVHVVADGGHTGIVVRQADMPHGLWPERADFPDAERFEIGWGDYDFYQSDNPGSWTTFKAAFLPTASVLHVVGFRGTAVEYFTGHYSGARDRPETTAAIPAAPPRTPPLPASEGEFARRESGPEGIELVAIALPPGGIDALARYIHDAHLRDGAAPTAPLRAGRYGNSRFYPGRETFHLLRTCNVWTARALRAAGVPVDDAITREGLMAQLRVLGRNNRTAAD; from the coding sequence ATGCATTCGCTGCGACTGTTCGTTTTCCTTGCTCTGCTGCTGGTGCTTGCCGGCTGCGCGGCGTCGGCTTCCGCGCCCATCGCCGGGAGCGGCGCGCAGCACGAGAACGTGGGGTGGGTACACGTCGTTGCCGACGGCGGACACACCGGCATCGTTGTCCGGCAGGCGGACATGCCGCACGGGCTTTGGCCGGAACGCGCCGATTTTCCGGATGCCGAACGGTTCGAGATCGGCTGGGGCGATTACGACTTCTACCAGTCCGACAACCCCGGCTCATGGACCACGTTCAAGGCGGCTTTTCTGCCGACTGCGAGCGTGCTGCACGTGGTCGGTTTTCGCGGCACGGCAGTCGAGTATTTCACGGGCCACTACTCCGGCGCGCGCGACCGCCCCGAAACGACGGCAGCGATCCCCGCCGCTCCTCCCCGGACGCCTCCTTTGCCAGCCAGCGAGGGGGAGTTCGCGCGTCGCGAGAGCGGCCCGGAGGGTATCGAGCTCGTCGCCATCGCGCTGCCGCCTGGAGGAATCGACGCGCTGGCGCGGTACATCCATGATGCCCACCTGCGCGACGGCGCAGCACCGACGGCGCCGCTGCGCGCCGGGCGTTACGGGAACAGCCGCTTCTATCCCGGCCGCGAAACGTTCCACCTCCTGCGCACCTGCAACGTATGGACGGCGCGCGCGTTGCGCGCCGCCGGCGTACCGGTCGACGATGCGATTACCCGGGAAGGGTTGATGGCGCAACTGCGCGTGCTGGGCCGGAACAACCGAACCGCGGCAGATTGA
- a CDS encoding transposase, producing MRHPWKTKFRGKLSSGFVRRSQTFVGNVSETGTLAGMLAGLAAPAGALVIMDAGIGTEANVAWLVEHGYRYLVVRRGGTRQFDETRAVTIETAAEEPRPLQKEISEDGKELCLYCHSPSRQRKEEAMLEQSCRCFEAGLQQIKDGLQKPRCEKRRDKLLERVGRLQQKSLGASQHYTVDLVTDDSGKIVTAITWQKARVDGTMATHPGVYCLRTNELAWGEERLWRTYTMLSELESVFRSLKSELGLRPVYHQKEDRSDGHLFITVLAYQCVQFLRVKLKVAGIKDGWATLRETLSVQRRVTASFRQCDGRTLNVRKATVAEPELMAIYRALGINPGPGGTRKLVA from the coding sequence ATACGTCACCCTTGGAAGACGAAATTTCGGGGGAAGCTCAGCAGCGGCTTCGTGCGCCGTTCGCAGACTTTCGTCGGCAACGTCAGCGAAACGGGCACATTGGCTGGGATGCTGGCCGGACTGGCGGCTCCAGCAGGGGCACTGGTGATCATGGACGCGGGCATCGGCACTGAAGCCAACGTCGCCTGGCTGGTCGAACACGGCTATCGCTACCTGGTCGTTCGTCGTGGCGGTACACGCCAGTTCGATGAGACGCGCGCCGTGACCATCGAGACGGCCGCCGAGGAGCCACGGCCTCTCCAGAAGGAGATCAGCGAAGACGGCAAAGAACTCTGCCTGTATTGCCACTCCCCGAGTCGCCAGCGCAAGGAAGAAGCCATGCTTGAACAGTCCTGCCGGTGTTTCGAAGCGGGCTTGCAGCAGATCAAGGACGGCCTGCAAAAACCCCGTTGCGAGAAGCGCCGCGACAAGTTGCTCGAACGCGTCGGCCGACTCCAACAGAAAAGCCTCGGCGCCAGCCAGCACTATACGGTCGACCTGGTCACCGATGATTCCGGCAAGATCGTCACCGCCATCACTTGGCAGAAGGCACGGGTCGACGGCACGATGGCCACTCATCCGGGGGTCTATTGCCTGCGCACCAACGAACTGGCCTGGGGCGAAGAGCGGCTCTGGCGCACCTACACGATGCTCAGCGAGCTCGAAAGCGTGTTCCGCAGTCTGAAAAGCGAACTCGGCTTGCGACCGGTCTATCACCAGAAAGAAGACCGATCGGACGGTCATCTCTTCATCACCGTGCTGGCTTACCAGTGCGTGCAGTTCCTGCGGGTCAAGCTGAAGGTCGCGGGCATCAAGGACGGTTGGGCGACCCTGCGCGAGACCCTCTCGGTGCAGCGCCGGGTGACGGCCTCCTTCCGTCAGTGCGATGGACGTACGCTGAACGTTCGCAAGGCCACCGTCGCTGAACCCGAGTTGATGGCGATCTACCGCGCGCTGGGCATCAACCCCGGACCAGGAGGGACCCGAAAACTAGTCGCCTGA
- a CDS encoding IS1182 family transposase: MSHFIVTDRKTDYLLPPSLDDWLNEDHLARFIVEVIDSLDLSKLTRQYAGRGSKAYHPATLLAILVYGYATGIFSSRRLEQATYDSVAFRYIAAGSHPDHDSLATFRRRFLEELSDLFVQVLEMAREMKLLKLGNVCLDGTKIQANASRHRALSHGHIEKLEAQLKAEVQELFALAEQADQAEVPDGVSLPEEIKRREDRLVAMAAAKAKIAARAEERYQREKAQYDEKRARRKAKEEETGRKWGGRVPKAPEPGVRDSDQINLTDEESRIMPVAGGGFEQAYNAQAAVDPATLLVVAVGVTQAPNDKEQVEPMLATLQAQADGLGSVHGMIADTGFYSEKNIKACEAAGIVPLIAVARDEHHPDWRERHSEPAALPEHATPVQAMSHRLKTRAGRALYALRKQTVEPVFGIIKSVMGFRQFSLRGWQKVTGEWTLVCLAWNLKRMAKLRPQ; encoded by the coding sequence ATGTCCCATTTCATCGTCACCGATCGCAAGACCGACTACCTGCTGCCGCCGTCACTCGACGATTGGTTGAACGAGGATCATTTGGCGCGATTCATTGTGGAGGTGATCGACTCGCTTGATTTGTCGAAGCTGACGCGGCAGTACGCTGGACGGGGATCGAAGGCGTACCATCCGGCGACGCTGCTGGCCATTCTGGTCTATGGCTACGCGACGGGTATTTTCTCCAGCCGCAGGCTGGAGCAGGCGACCTACGATTCGGTCGCCTTTCGCTACATTGCCGCCGGCAGCCATCCCGATCACGACAGCCTGGCGACGTTCCGCCGGCGTTTTCTGGAGGAACTGAGCGACTTGTTCGTGCAGGTTCTGGAGATGGCCCGGGAGATGAAGCTGCTGAAACTGGGCAATGTCTGTCTTGACGGCACGAAGATTCAGGCCAACGCCTCCCGCCACCGTGCGCTTTCGCACGGCCACATCGAAAAGCTGGAAGCGCAACTCAAGGCGGAGGTGCAGGAACTGTTCGCGCTGGCCGAACAGGCGGATCAGGCGGAGGTTCCGGACGGCGTCAGCCTGCCGGAAGAAATCAAGCGCCGCGAAGATCGGCTGGTGGCGATGGCGGCGGCCAAGGCGAAGATTGCGGCGCGGGCCGAGGAGCGCTATCAGCGAGAGAAGGCGCAGTACGACGAGAAGAGGGCGCGGCGCAAGGCGAAAGAAGAAGAGACCGGCAGGAAGTGGGGGGGCAGAGTGCCCAAAGCCCCCGAGCCCGGCGTACGGGACAGTGACCAGATCAATCTGACCGACGAAGAATCGCGCATCATGCCGGTGGCCGGTGGCGGCTTCGAGCAGGCGTACAACGCCCAGGCGGCGGTTGATCCCGCGACCCTGCTGGTGGTGGCGGTCGGCGTGACGCAAGCCCCCAACGACAAGGAGCAGGTCGAGCCGATGCTGGCGACGCTCCAGGCGCAGGCCGATGGGCTGGGTTCCGTGCACGGGATGATCGCCGACACGGGCTTCTACAGCGAGAAGAACATCAAGGCGTGCGAGGCGGCCGGCATCGTCCCCTTGATCGCGGTGGCGCGCGACGAGCACCATCCTGACTGGCGGGAGCGGCATAGCGAACCGGCCGCGCTACCGGAGCATGCGACACCCGTGCAGGCCATGTCGCATCGTTTGAAGACCAGAGCGGGGCGAGCGCTCTATGCGTTGCGCAAGCAGACCGTCGAGCCGGTCTTCGGCATCATCAAGTCGGTCATGGGCTTTCGCCAGTTTTCCTTGCGGGGTTGGCAGAAGGTCACCGGGGAATGGACGCTGGTCTGCCTGGCGTGGAATTTGAAGCGCATGGCCAAGTTGCGCCCGCAGTAG
- a CDS encoding CysB family HTH-type transcriptional regulator has translation MNFQQLRIIRETVRQDFNLTEVANALYTSQPGVSKHIKDLEDELGIEIFVRRGKRLLGLTEPGKELAEVVNRILLDTHNLRRIADQFASRETGHFVVATTHTQARYALPQIIKWFKTDYPRVHLALHQGSPVDIAEKLVTGEADVGIATERLDQVPELATFPFYRWYHAVIVPYGHPLLKVQDLTLELIGEYPIITYHEGFTGRTHIDKAFADAGVVPDIVLSAIDADVIKTYVELDLGVGIIASMAYDGFKDRNLALIPVPHLFPESTTRLAVRRGTYLRSYALAFIEKVCPEIGEEYLKAVAQKQNGSE, from the coding sequence ATGAATTTTCAACAACTGCGCATCATTCGCGAGACCGTTCGCCAGGACTTCAACCTGACCGAAGTGGCCAATGCCCTGTACACGTCGCAACCGGGAGTCAGCAAGCACATCAAGGATCTCGAGGACGAACTGGGCATCGAGATCTTCGTGCGCCGCGGCAAGCGTCTGCTGGGACTGACCGAGCCCGGCAAGGAACTTGCCGAGGTGGTGAACCGCATTCTGCTCGACACCCATAACCTGCGCCGTATCGCCGACCAGTTCGCGAGCCGGGAAACCGGTCACTTTGTCGTCGCGACCACGCACACGCAGGCGCGTTACGCGCTGCCGCAGATCATCAAGTGGTTCAAGACCGACTATCCGCGCGTGCATCTTGCCTTGCACCAGGGCAGTCCGGTGGACATCGCCGAAAAGCTCGTGACGGGCGAAGCCGATGTCGGCATCGCCACCGAACGACTCGACCAGGTGCCGGAATTGGCGACCTTCCCGTTCTATCGCTGGTACCACGCGGTGATCGTTCCCTACGGCCATCCCCTCCTGAAGGTCCAGGATCTGACGCTGGAGTTGATCGGCGAGTATCCGATCATCACCTATCATGAGGGCTTTACCGGTCGGACGCATATCGACAAGGCTTTTGCCGACGCGGGCGTCGTGCCGGACATCGTGCTTTCGGCGATTGATGCCGATGTGATCAAGACCTATGTCGAACTCGACCTCGGCGTGGGCATCATTGCGTCGATGGCCTACGACGGCTTCAAGGACCGCAACCTGGCGCTGATCCCGGTGCCGCACCTGTTCCCGGAAAGCACCACCCGCCTGGCGGTGCGCCGCGGTACCTATCTGCGTAGCTATGCGCTGGCGTTCATCGAAAAAGTCTGCCCGGAGATCGGGGAAGAATACCTCAAGGCGGTGGCGCAGAAGCAGAACGGCAGTGAGTGA
- a CDS encoding sulfate/molybdate ABC transporter ATP-binding protein: protein MSIAIRYISKQFGAFKALDDVSIDIPSGELVALLGPSGCGKTTLLRIIAGLDFADQGQILLEGDDASARHVRDRQVGFVFQHYALFRHMSVADNVAFGLRVKPRRLRPSEVDIKRRVKRLLELVQLDWLADRYPSQLSGGQRQRIALARALAVEPKVLLLDEPFGALDAKVRKELRRWLRQLHDEIHVTSVFVTHDQEEALEVSDRVVVINKGKVEQIGTPESVYDHPATPFVANFLGSVNLFHGRVENGHLHVGDDALALGSTDGSNGQALAFVRPHEFDLLPGWGVGGGLPARIVRVVSVGPSAQIELSRADGELIEVSLARETFHLLGLAEGDPVSLRPRHIRVFSEEARAA, encoded by the coding sequence ATGAGTATTGCGATCCGTTACATCAGCAAGCAGTTCGGAGCCTTCAAGGCGCTCGACGACGTCTCGATCGACATTCCTTCAGGCGAACTGGTCGCCCTTCTCGGGCCCTCCGGCTGCGGCAAAACGACGCTGCTGCGGATCATCGCCGGTCTGGACTTCGCCGACCAGGGTCAGATCCTGCTCGAAGGCGACGACGCATCGGCCCGCCACGTCCGTGACCGGCAGGTGGGCTTTGTCTTCCAGCACTACGCCTTGTTCCGCCACATGAGCGTTGCCGACAATGTCGCCTTCGGCCTGCGCGTTAAGCCGCGGCGACTGCGTCCCAGCGAAGTCGACATCAAACGGCGGGTCAAGCGCCTGCTCGAACTCGTGCAACTCGATTGGCTCGCGGATCGTTATCCGTCACAGCTTTCCGGCGGCCAGCGCCAACGGATTGCCCTGGCGCGCGCGCTGGCGGTCGAGCCCAAGGTGTTACTCCTCGACGAGCCTTTCGGTGCCCTCGATGCCAAGGTGCGCAAGGAATTGCGGCGCTGGCTGCGGCAGTTGCACGACGAAATCCACGTCACCAGCGTCTTCGTCACGCACGATCAGGAGGAGGCCCTGGAGGTATCCGACCGGGTGGTGGTGATCAACAAGGGCAAGGTCGAACAGATCGGGACGCCGGAGTCGGTCTACGACCATCCGGCGACGCCTTTCGTCGCCAACTTCCTCGGATCGGTCAATCTGTTCCACGGCCGTGTCGAAAATGGGCACCTGCATGTCGGCGATGACGCGCTGGCCCTGGGCTCGACCGACGGCAGCAACGGCCAGGCGCTGGCTTTCGTTCGCCCGCACGAGTTCGATCTGCTCCCGGGCTGGGGAGTGGGGGGGGGCTTGCCGGCCAGGATCGTTCGCGTCGTCTCGGTCGGACCGAGCGCCCAGATCGAACTGAGCCGCGCGGACGGCGAACTGATCGAGGTCAGCCTCGCCCGCGAGACCTTCCACCTGCTCGGTCTCGCGGAGGGTGACCCGGTATCGCTGCGCCCGCGCCACATCCGCGTCTTTTCGGAGGAAGCCCGGGCGGCTTGA
- the cysW gene encoding sulfate ABC transporter permease subunit CysW, which produces MSASIALHAGSLERQETASTREPAWVKGVLVSVALTFFSIFLLLPLGTVFAEGLRKGWGAYFDAMVNPDAWSAIKLTLLVAVIAVPLNLVFGLAASWAIAKFEFRGKRVLITLIDLPFSVSPVISGLIYVLMFGAQGWFGPWFYEHDIKIIFAVPGIVLATIFVTFPFVARELIPLMEAQGNEEEEAAVVLGASGWQVFRYTTLPNIKWGLLYGVILCNARAMGEFGAVSVVSGHIRGQTNTLPLHVEILYNEYNYAAAFAVASLLAVLAIVTLGLKTLVERQTRRQWQEIGTPSGE; this is translated from the coding sequence ATGAGCGCGAGTATTGCACTGCATGCGGGCAGCCTGGAGCGCCAGGAAACCGCAAGCACCCGCGAACCGGCCTGGGTCAAGGGGGTGCTGGTCAGCGTCGCGCTGACTTTCTTCAGCATCTTCCTGCTGTTGCCCTTGGGCACGGTGTTCGCCGAAGGTTTGCGCAAGGGCTGGGGCGCGTATTTCGACGCCATGGTCAACCCCGACGCCTGGTCGGCGATCAAGCTCACCTTGCTGGTCGCAGTGATCGCCGTACCATTGAACCTGGTGTTCGGATTGGCCGCCTCCTGGGCCATTGCCAAGTTCGAGTTTCGCGGCAAGCGCGTGCTGATCACCCTGATCGATCTGCCCTTCTCGGTATCGCCGGTGATCTCGGGTCTGATCTACGTGCTGATGTTCGGCGCGCAAGGCTGGTTTGGCCCCTGGTTCTACGAACACGACATCAAGATCATTTTCGCCGTGCCGGGCATCGTCCTGGCGACGATCTTCGTTACCTTTCCGTTTGTCGCCCGTGAACTGATTCCGTTGATGGAAGCACAGGGGAACGAGGAAGAGGAGGCCGCCGTCGTTCTCGGCGCGTCCGGCTGGCAGGTCTTCCGATACACCACGCTGCCGAACATCAAGTGGGGATTGTTGTACGGCGTGATCCTCTGCAACGCGCGTGCGATGGGCGAGTTCGGGGCGGTGTCGGTGGTTTCCGGGCACATCCGCGGCCAGACCAACACCCTGCCCCTGCACGTCGAGATTCTCTACAACGAATACAACTACGCCGCGGCCTTTGCCGTGGCCTCCCTGCTGGCAGTGCTGGCGATCGTCACCCTGGGCCTGAAGACGCTGGTCGAACGTCAGACACGTCGCCAATGGCAGGAAATCGGCACCCCTTCCGGAGAATGA
- the cysT gene encoding sulfate ABC transporter permease subunit CysT, producing MTRLRRFSPLPGFGLAMGYTLVYLAIIVVIPLTAVGAKTLTLGWEAFWSAVSSPRVLASYQLSFGASLLAAGINVVFGLIFAWVLVRYRFPGKGLVDALVDLPFALPTAVAGIALATIYSQNGPVGKLLEPLGVEIAYTPKGVLLALVFIGLPFVVRTVQPVLADLEKEVEEAAAGLGASHWQTFVKVILPHIAPALLTGFAMAFARAVGEYGSVIFIAGNVPMVSEITPLMIITKLEQYDYAGATAVASVMLIISFILLLIINGLQGWMQNRYARGA from the coding sequence ATGACCCGCCTGCGGCGATTCAGCCCCTTGCCAGGCTTTGGTCTGGCCATGGGCTACACCCTGGTCTACCTGGCCATCATCGTCGTCATTCCGCTCACGGCAGTCGGAGCCAAGACGCTGACCCTCGGCTGGGAAGCCTTCTGGTCTGCGGTGAGCAGTCCGCGCGTGCTGGCCTCCTATCAATTGAGCTTCGGCGCTTCCTTGCTGGCGGCGGGGATCAACGTCGTCTTCGGTCTGATCTTTGCCTGGGTTCTGGTGCGCTACCGCTTTCCCGGCAAGGGCCTGGTCGATGCGCTGGTCGATCTGCCTTTCGCACTGCCGACAGCGGTGGCAGGCATCGCCCTGGCGACGATCTATTCGCAGAACGGTCCGGTCGGCAAACTGCTCGAGCCCCTGGGTGTCGAGATTGCCTATACCCCCAAGGGCGTGCTGCTGGCGCTGGTGTTCATCGGTCTGCCGTTTGTCGTGCGCACGGTGCAACCGGTGCTTGCCGACCTCGAAAAGGAAGTCGAGGAAGCCGCCGCCGGTCTCGGTGCCTCGCACTGGCAGACCTTCGTCAAGGTCATCCTGCCGCACATTGCGCCCGCCTTGCTGACCGGCTTCGCGATGGCCTTTGCGCGGGCGGTCGGGGAATACGGCTCGGTCATTTTCATCGCCGGCAACGTGCCGATGGTCTCCGAAATCACCCCATTGATGATCATCACCAAACTGGAGCAGTACGACTACGCCGGCGCCACCGCCGTGGCTTCGGTGATGTTGATCATCTCCTTCATCCTCCTGCTGATCATCAACGGCCTGCAGGGATGGATGCAGAACCGCTACGCCAGAGGAGCCTGA
- a CDS encoding sulfate ABC transporter substrate-binding protein: MKLKRLLTGLLAGTLLVGSTVAADLAILNVSYDPTRELYQDFNAVFARYWQGKSGDTVKVNTSHGGSGKQARSVIDGIDADVVTLALAYDIDAIADKGIVPVDWQKRLPNNAAPYTSTIVFLVRKGNPKVIKDWNDLIRPGVSIITPNPKTSGGARWNYLAAWAYALKQPGGNEAKAREFVGQIYGNVKVLDSGARGSTTTFVERGIGDVLIAWENEAYLAIKELGPDKFEIVTPSLSILAEPPVSVVDKVVDKRATRKVAQAYLEYLYSPEGQDLAARHYYRPRDAKIAAKYARQFGKVNLVTIDDTFGGWRNAQKTHFADGGIFDQIYVPGGKR; encoded by the coding sequence ATGAAGTTGAAACGCCTGCTGACCGGCCTGCTGGCCGGCACCCTGCTGGTCGGCAGCACGGTCGCTGCCGACCTGGCCATTCTCAACGTCTCCTACGACCCGACCCGCGAGTTGTACCAGGACTTCAACGCTGTTTTTGCCAGGTATTGGCAAGGGAAGAGCGGCGACACCGTCAAGGTCAACACATCCCACGGCGGTTCGGGGAAGCAGGCCCGATCGGTAATCGACGGCATCGACGCGGACGTGGTCACCCTGGCGCTGGCCTACGACATCGACGCCATCGCCGACAAGGGCATCGTGCCGGTCGACTGGCAGAAACGGCTGCCCAACAATGCTGCGCCCTACACGTCGACAATCGTCTTCCTGGTCCGCAAGGGCAACCCCAAGGTTATCAAGGACTGGAACGATCTGATCAGGCCCGGCGTCTCGATCATCACCCCCAACCCCAAGACCTCCGGCGGCGCGCGCTGGAATTACCTGGCGGCCTGGGCGTACGCACTGAAACAGCCCGGGGGGAATGAAGCGAAAGCCCGTGAATTTGTTGGCCAGATCTACGGCAACGTCAAGGTTCTCGATTCGGGAGCGCGCGGCTCGACCACTACCTTCGTCGAGCGGGGCATCGGCGATGTCCTGATCGCCTGGGAGAACGAAGCCTATCTGGCGATCAAGGAACTCGGTCCGGACAAGTTCGAAATCGTCACGCCGTCGCTGTCGATTCTCGCCGAGCCGCCGGTGTCGGTCGTCGACAAGGTGGTCGACAAGCGCGCCACGCGCAAGGTCGCGCAGGCCTACCTCGAATACCTGTATTCCCCCGAAGGCCAGGACCTCGCCGCCAGGCACTACTATCGTCCGCGCGACGCCAAGATCGCCGCCAAATACGCCCGGCAGTTCGGCAAGGTCAACCTGGTGACCATCGACGACACCTTCGGCGGATGGCGCAACGCCCAGAAGACCCACTTTGCCGATGGTGGCATCTTCGACCAGATTTACGTCCCTGGCGGCAAACGCTGA
- a CDS encoding DUF4337 domain-containing protein has translation MSGQGFHVHGPHDHEVEHVAQHGGDHFTSRVAVLTAVLSTIGAIFGYLGGHSQNAALLYKNEAAIQKTSASNQWNYYQAKSNKQNLAELSITLTSGEVREKYVQEVERYKKEKQEIKAEADKLEAVAKAADQKSELEMHVHERWALATTLLQVAIAMAAITLLTRKRWMLFGVYGATALGLLAGAAGYLHI, from the coding sequence ATGTCTGGTCAAGGATTTCATGTACACGGCCCGCACGATCACGAGGTCGAGCACGTCGCCCAGCATGGTGGTGATCACTTCACCTCGCGCGTCGCCGTTCTCACCGCCGTGCTGTCCACCATCGGGGCCATTTTCGGCTACCTCGGCGGGCACTCGCAGAATGCCGCCCTGCTCTACAAGAACGAGGCCGCGATCCAGAAAACCTCGGCGTCGAATCAGTGGAACTACTATCAGGCCAAGAGCAACAAACAGAACCTTGCCGAGCTGTCGATTACCCTGACGAGCGGTGAAGTGCGCGAGAAATACGTCCAGGAAGTCGAGCGCTACAAGAAAGAGAAGCAGGAGATCAAGGCCGAGGCCGACAAGCTCGAAGCGGTCGCCAAAGCGGCCGACCAGAAAAGCGAACTCGAAATGCATGTGCATGAGCGCTGGGCGCTGGCCACTACGCTGCTCCAGGTCGCCATCGCGATGGCCGCGATCACCCTGCTGACGCGCAAGCGCTGGATGCTGTTCGGCGTTTATGGCGCCACTGCTCTTGGCCTGCTTGCCGGGGCCGCGGGTTATCTGCACATCTGA
- a CDS encoding metallophosphoesterase → MMPPLPQTTSEPTLRAGRLLLAAVGLLAGCAGQPVSHGSSISRWTQLGAQDTISLRAIVAAADACPTAIVDGIARPLQPRSRATPPHTPARDNPAFEPDFAVVSCELDLPRSARQASIDGHAMPMPGTDHPRRIVVLGDTGCRVKVPADSPGDPIQDCSSPMDWPWQRIALAAARTQPDLVIHLGDYHYREYCKQPALCSRLRENGVVVGYDWAGWHADFFAPATPLLAAAAWVTVRGNHEDCDRGGEGWMRFLSPLPYQACPNQRLKTDSHSVLANNLTADAYRIDLGGKLTLVVADNAGHEDYRPATPQEVGIFTRTLSALTTLSALPQASPVWLLLHRPIWYDGLDAAAPPNALQTALAGKLPANVQFVFAGHQHAFQTINFAPTADPVHYPAGRPAQVVIGASGTQLEALDPESPVYEGKVGPGGMERAQPDGRLYDGVAASSGIFLNRYSFLLLELDDSGWVGTLLDADGKTISRCRLNGERKEIACSFPGA, encoded by the coding sequence ATGATGCCCCCCCTGCCCCAGACGACATCAGAACCCACCTTGCGTGCCGGCAGGCTGCTGCTTGCGGCAGTTGGACTACTTGCTGGCTGTGCCGGCCAGCCGGTCAGCCATGGCTCGTCGATCAGCCGCTGGACGCAACTCGGTGCGCAGGACACGATCAGCCTGCGAGCCATCGTCGCGGCTGCCGATGCCTGCCCGACGGCGATCGTTGATGGCATCGCCCGGCCCTTGCAGCCGCGCAGCAGGGCAACGCCACCGCATACCCCGGCGCGTGACAACCCCGCGTTCGAACCCGACTTTGCGGTGGTCTCGTGCGAACTCGATTTGCCCCGGTCGGCGCGCCAGGCAAGCATCGATGGACACGCCATGCCGATGCCCGGAACCGATCATCCCCGGCGCATCGTCGTGCTTGGTGACACCGGCTGCCGGGTCAAGGTCCCCGCCGATTCACCGGGGGACCCGATCCAGGACTGCAGCAGCCCCATGGACTGGCCCTGGCAGCGAATTGCACTTGCCGCGGCCCGCACGCAACCCGATCTGGTGATTCACCTCGGCGACTATCATTACCGTGAATACTGCAAGCAACCTGCGCTCTGCTCGCGACTCCGGGAGAACGGCGTCGTCGTCGGCTACGACTGGGCCGGCTGGCATGCCGACTTCTTCGCCCCAGCCACCCCGCTGCTCGCGGCCGCAGCGTGGGTCACGGTGCGCGGCAACCATGAGGACTGTGACCGCGGCGGCGAAGGCTGGATGCGCTTCCTCTCGCCGCTCCCTTACCAGGCCTGCCCCAACCAGCGCTTGAAGACCGACAGCCACTCGGTACTGGCCAACAATCTGACCGCCGACGCCTACCGCATCGATCTCGGCGGCAAGCTGACGCTGGTCGTCGCCGACAACGCCGGCCACGAGGACTATCGCCCGGCCACGCCGCAGGAGGTCGGGATTTTTACGCGTACGCTGAGCGCGCTGACGACACTGTCGGCACTTCCGCAGGCGTCCCCGGTCTGGCTACTGCTGCACCGGCCGATCTGGTACGACGGGCTTGACGCGGCTGCACCGCCCAACGCGCTGCAGACCGCCCTCGCCGGCAAGCTGCCGGCGAACGTGCAGTTCGTCTTCGCAGGCCATCAGCACGCTTTCCAGACGATCAATTTTGCTCCCACAGCCGACCCGGTCCACTACCCGGCGGGCCGACCGGCGCAGGTGGTGATCGGCGCCAGCGGCACCCAGCTCGAAGCGCTCGATCCCGAGTCGCCCGTCTACGAAGGAAAGGTCGGCCCCGGCGGCATGGAAAGGGCACAGCCCGACGGCAGACTCTACGATGGCGTCGCCGCCAGCAGCGGCATCTTTCTCAACCGCTACAGTTTCCTGCTGCTCGAACTTGACGATAGCGGCTGGGTGGGGACGCTGCTCGACGCCGACGGAAAAACGATCAGCCGCTGCCGTCTCAATGGCGAACGCAAGGAAATCGCCTGCAGCTTTCCCGGTGCCTGA